The proteins below come from a single Sporosarcina sp. FSL K6-3457 genomic window:
- a CDS encoding TVP38/TMEM64 family protein, with amino-acid sequence MNEWLDVDKIVGLAQHYKALGPFIGLLLPFIESFLPFLPLFVFVFANASAYGLWYGFILSWAGTVVGSYAVFLLIRKYGRNRLLGFLTKKVRVQKLIKWVDRNGFGPLFLLICFPFTPSALVNLVAALSNMKKTYYLITLMAGKLVMIFTISYIGYDLKALLTQPIRTIIVILIIILLWLVGKAFENRLNARVEADFRAVANHVDEK; translated from the coding sequence ATGAATGAATGGCTAGATGTCGATAAAATTGTTGGATTGGCACAACATTATAAAGCACTAGGACCGTTCATTGGACTGTTATTGCCATTCATCGAGTCTTTTTTGCCGTTCCTGCCGTTGTTCGTATTTGTTTTCGCAAATGCTAGCGCATATGGACTTTGGTATGGTTTTATTTTGTCATGGGCAGGAACCGTTGTCGGTTCATATGCCGTATTTTTGCTTATTCGGAAATATGGTCGCAATCGATTACTAGGATTTTTGACGAAAAAAGTACGCGTTCAGAAATTAATTAAATGGGTCGATCGTAATGGCTTTGGTCCATTGTTCCTTCTCATTTGTTTTCCATTTACGCCATCTGCCCTTGTCAATCTGGTTGCAGCTCTGTCCAATATGAAGAAAACGTATTATTTAATAACGTTGATGGCTGGAAAACTGGTGATGATTTTCACGATTAGTTATATCGGCTATGATTTAAAGGCACTGCTGACACAGCCGATTCGTACGATTATTGTCATCCTCATCATTATTTTGCTATGGCTTGTTGGCAAAGCTTTTGAAAATCGATTGAATGCCAGAGTGGAAGCCGATTTTCGTGCAGTAGCGAATCATGTGGATGAAAAATGA
- a CDS encoding DUF1641 domain-containing protein yields MAIPITSIKKNELSPEEIKQQKLAELQSLIAEQDQALNKIFEITGELDDAGIFDALQAMIKAKENLAQIAVDQASREPVTNLINHVLKATGVLSSIDPAVTEKLAIGIKKGLDEAELYRENGEKVGVYQFMMALNDPDINRAAKFGLDFLKGMGKELGKE; encoded by the coding sequence ATGGCGATACCGATTACTTCTATTAAAAAGAATGAGTTATCACCAGAAGAAATCAAACAGCAGAAATTAGCAGAGCTCCAATCCTTAATTGCCGAACAAGATCAGGCGCTCAATAAAATATTCGAAATCACTGGCGAGCTAGATGATGCTGGAATCTTCGATGCACTGCAGGCGATGATCAAAGCAAAGGAAAATCTAGCACAAATTGCTGTCGACCAAGCTTCGCGAGAACCGGTTACCAATCTTATTAACCATGTGTTAAAAGCAACCGGCGTCCTGTCATCCATCGATCCTGCTGTAACGGAAAAACTGGCTATAGGTATCAAAAAGGGGCTTGATGAAGCAGAGCTCTATAGAGAAAACGGAGAGAAAGTCGGTGTTTACCAATTCATGATGGCCTTAAATGACCCCGACATTAACCGCGCTGCCAAATTCGGACTCGATTTCTTGAAAGGGATGGGGAAAGAACTTGGCAAGGAATAA
- the fdhF gene encoding formate dehydrogenase subunit alpha, whose protein sequence is MFIKINDTKFNFKEGQTLIELINHYQFSHPQICYLPEVDPIETCDTCIVEVNGQLMRACSTKAVTGMDVQLSSARAKEAQTEAMDRILENHLLYCTVCDNNNGNCKIHNTVDLMEIEHQKYPFEPKCSTNEVDFTHPFYRYDPNHCIACGQCVEVCQSLQVNETLSIDWERDRPIVLWDGGAKINDSSCVGCGQCVTACPCNALMEKSMLGEAGFMTGLKEDILTPMIDLVKNVEPGYSGIMAISDAESAMRDTRTKKTKTVCTFCGVGCSFEVWTKDRKILKIQPVSDAPVNAISTCIKGKFGWDFVNSDKRLTTPLIRKGDAFVEATWQEALDLVALKLGTIKKEHGKEAVGIISSSKITNEENYVIQKLARQVFETNNVDNCSRYCQSPATDGLFRTVGMGGDAGTIKDIAKAGLVIIIGANPAEGHPVLATRVKRAHKLHGQKLVVADLRKNEMAERSDIFISPKQGTDQVWLMAVTKYIIDQGWHDQSFINENVHYLEDFKEVLSTYTLDYAEKICNVSKEMLIKTAELIRDADGTCILWGMGVTQNTGGSDTSAAISNLLLATGNYRRPGAGAYPLRGHNNVQGACDMGTLPGWLPGYQHVTDDAARQKFEQAYGVTIDDKPGLDNIQMLHSIDDGIMKAMYIIGEDMALVDSNANYVHDVLAKLDFLVVQDVFFSRTAQYADVILPAVPSLEKDGTFTNTERRVQRLYQALPELGDAKADWWIVQEVANRLGQNWNFSHPGDIFAEMASLSPLFSQADYSVMEGWDSFLWGNLDGSSTPLLYKDGFNFPDKKARFALSDWVEPVEFPIEYDLHINNGRLLEHFHEGNLTNKSEGIQEKVPGIFVEVSPELAKERGVLSGSLVRLISPYGALKLPALVTDRVKDNELFLPMNSVEKESAINFLTGPAVDQRTNTPAFKQTMVRMEVLRKDGKNPLPASNPRNKERHPQNGVEVKRKWARPGYVHLTDHRKER, encoded by the coding sequence ATGTTTATCAAAATCAATGATACGAAATTCAACTTTAAAGAAGGTCAAACGCTAATTGAGCTCATCAACCACTATCAATTTTCCCACCCACAAATTTGTTACCTACCAGAAGTTGACCCGATTGAGACGTGTGATACCTGTATTGTTGAAGTCAATGGACAGCTTATGCGGGCTTGTTCTACAAAAGCTGTTACCGGAATGGATGTACAGCTTTCTTCTGCACGTGCCAAGGAAGCGCAGACGGAAGCAATGGATCGGATTCTTGAAAATCACCTGCTGTATTGTACCGTATGTGACAACAACAATGGCAATTGCAAAATACATAATACGGTCGATTTGATGGAAATTGAGCATCAGAAGTACCCGTTCGAGCCGAAATGTTCTACAAATGAAGTCGATTTTACGCATCCATTTTATCGCTACGATCCAAACCACTGTATCGCTTGTGGTCAATGCGTAGAAGTATGTCAAAGCTTACAGGTCAATGAAACCTTATCCATCGACTGGGAACGAGATCGGCCGATTGTGTTATGGGATGGCGGCGCAAAAATTAACGATTCATCCTGTGTCGGCTGTGGTCAATGTGTCACCGCATGTCCATGTAATGCGTTGATGGAAAAATCTATGCTCGGTGAAGCTGGATTCATGACTGGACTGAAAGAGGATATCCTGACGCCGATGATTGACCTTGTCAAAAATGTAGAGCCAGGATACAGCGGTATTATGGCGATTTCAGACGCGGAATCAGCGATGCGTGATACGCGGACAAAGAAAACGAAAACAGTTTGCACATTTTGCGGGGTTGGCTGTTCATTCGAAGTATGGACAAAGGATCGGAAAATCTTAAAAATCCAACCTGTTTCCGATGCGCCCGTCAATGCCATTTCAACTTGTATCAAAGGGAAATTTGGTTGGGATTTCGTCAACAGTGACAAACGGTTGACCACACCACTTATTCGCAAAGGAGATGCTTTTGTCGAAGCTACGTGGCAAGAAGCACTTGACCTTGTCGCTCTCAAACTTGGCACGATTAAAAAAGAGCATGGTAAAGAGGCTGTCGGCATTATTTCCTCATCCAAAATTACCAATGAGGAAAACTATGTCATCCAAAAGCTCGCACGCCAAGTGTTTGAAACAAATAACGTTGATAACTGTTCACGCTACTGCCAATCTCCCGCGACAGACGGTTTATTTCGCACAGTCGGTATGGGTGGAGATGCCGGAACCATTAAAGATATTGCCAAAGCAGGCCTTGTCATTATTATTGGGGCTAATCCAGCTGAAGGACATCCCGTTCTCGCCACTCGTGTGAAACGTGCACATAAGCTGCATGGACAAAAGTTGGTTGTTGCTGATTTACGGAAAAACGAGATGGCTGAACGCTCTGATATCTTTATCAGTCCTAAGCAAGGAACTGACCAAGTGTGGCTGATGGCGGTCACAAAATATATTATCGATCAGGGTTGGCATGACCAATCGTTTATTAATGAAAATGTACATTACCTGGAAGACTTCAAAGAAGTTCTTTCAACATATACACTCGACTATGCCGAAAAAATCTGTAACGTGTCCAAAGAAATGCTAATTAAAACAGCTGAATTGATTCGTGACGCGGATGGCACTTGTATTTTATGGGGCATGGGTGTCACGCAAAATACAGGCGGCTCGGATACTTCCGCTGCTATTTCCAATTTGTTGCTGGCAACAGGTAATTATCGTCGTCCTGGAGCCGGTGCCTACCCACTTCGTGGACATAATAATGTGCAAGGTGCTTGTGATATGGGGACTTTACCAGGCTGGCTGCCGGGCTATCAGCATGTTACAGATGATGCGGCGCGTCAGAAATTTGAGCAGGCATATGGCGTAACAATCGACGATAAACCTGGGCTCGATAATATTCAAATGCTCCACTCCATCGATGACGGCATCATGAAGGCGATGTACATTATCGGTGAAGATATGGCACTTGTCGATTCCAACGCCAACTATGTACACGATGTGCTAGCGAAGCTCGACTTCCTTGTTGTCCAGGACGTTTTCTTTTCAAGGACCGCACAATATGCCGATGTCATTTTGCCGGCAGTGCCATCGCTTGAAAAAGACGGTACATTTACCAATACCGAAAGACGGGTGCAGCGCTTGTACCAAGCACTTCCCGAACTCGGCGATGCCAAGGCAGACTGGTGGATTGTGCAAGAAGTGGCCAATCGTCTCGGTCAAAACTGGAACTTCAGTCATCCGGGTGATATTTTCGCAGAAATGGCTAGTCTATCGCCCCTGTTCAGTCAAGCGGATTATAGTGTAATGGAGGGCTGGGATAGCTTCTTATGGGGCAATTTGGATGGCTCCAGCACACCGCTACTCTATAAGGATGGCTTTAATTTCCCAGATAAAAAAGCACGCTTTGCACTGTCTGACTGGGTAGAACCTGTTGAATTCCCGATAGAATATGACCTTCACATTAATAATGGGCGTTTGCTAGAGCATTTCCATGAAGGCAATCTGACGAATAAATCAGAGGGCATTCAAGAAAAAGTGCCTGGAATTTTCGTTGAAGTGTCACCTGAACTCGCCAAAGAACGTGGCGTATTAAGCGGCTCACTCGTCCGACTCATCTCCCCGTACGGTGCATTGAAACTGCCAGCACTCGTAACGGACCGTGTAAAGGACAATGAATTATTTTTACCAATGAACTCAGTAGAAAAAGAATCTGCCATTAATTTTCTAACTGGACCTGCCGTCGATCAACGCACGAATACACCTGCTTTTAAACAAACGATGGTACGGATGGAAGTCCTTCGAAAAGACGGAAAAAATCCACTGCCTGCATCCAATCCACGTAACAAAGAACGACATCCACAAAATGGTGTCGAAGTGAAACGGAAATGGGCACGTCCAGGCTATGTTCACTTAACTGATCACAGGAAGGAAAGGTGA
- the fdhD gene encoding formate dehydrogenase accessory sulfurtransferase FdhD translates to MELDKRRIVVQYTQGQRVEQEVHVVTEHPVTIYINGQEFATIVCSPEYIEDMAVGFLASEGVIPRYQDITSIHVQQEAGIVHIETEKMYPFYEKLVSKRYITSCCGMSRQGFVFANDALTAKRMTETHVTLTPEDCFFLMNQMEESAEMFHKTGGVHNAALCNSEGIVLARMDIGRHNALDKIYGHCLKHQISVRDKVIVFSGRISSEILLKVAKIGCEIVLSKSAPTELALTLAEELGITTVGFIRGQSFNLYTHPERIIFDGL, encoded by the coding sequence ATGGAGTTGGATAAAAGGCGGATAGTTGTTCAATATACGCAGGGGCAGCGTGTGGAACAGGAAGTTCATGTTGTGACGGAGCATCCTGTGACAATCTATATTAATGGACAGGAATTTGCCACCATCGTCTGCTCGCCGGAGTACATAGAGGATATGGCGGTTGGTTTTTTGGCATCGGAAGGCGTTATTCCGAGGTATCAAGACATTACAAGTATTCACGTGCAGCAAGAAGCTGGCATTGTTCATATTGAGACAGAGAAAATGTACCCCTTCTACGAAAAGCTAGTGAGCAAGCGGTATATCACGTCATGTTGTGGAATGAGCCGCCAGGGATTTGTCTTTGCGAATGATGCATTGACAGCCAAAAGAATGACGGAAACACATGTGACTTTGACACCTGAAGATTGTTTTTTCTTGATGAATCAAATGGAGGAGTCAGCGGAGATGTTTCATAAGACGGGCGGTGTTCATAATGCAGCACTTTGTAATTCGGAAGGTATTGTACTGGCAAGGATGGATATTGGCAGACACAATGCTTTGGATAAAATCTACGGGCATTGTTTGAAGCATCAGATTTCTGTTCGAGATAAAGTGATTGTGTTCAGTGGCCGAATTTCATCAGAGATTTTATTGAAGGTGGCGAAAATCGGCTGTGAAATTGTGCTTTCTAAGTCGGCGCCTACTGAGTTAGCGCTGACATTAGCAGAAGAACTCGGCATTACGACCGTTGGGTTTATTCGCGGGCAGTCCTTTAACTTATATACGCATCCTGAGCGAATTATTTTTGATGGATTATGA
- the addB gene encoding helicase-exonuclease AddAB subunit AddB has translation MSLRFITGRSGSGKTTFIQQEIAKELDDNPVGAPIVVIVPDQMSFAMEHSLAVNYGLQGIIRAQVLTFKRLAWRVLQETGGITRKEVDGFGYRMLVRSVLEDNRDEFKLFRQAASKRGFTEMIGDLLKEFSRYCLDHETMSNLYDELEAASAPRTLLDKASDLSLLLTKIEEKLGTTFVDSEGHLALLAAQINHSELLQGADIYLDGFENFTTREYEIVTELMKHAKRVTVVLPMEGAHAGFADHELFFNPVKTSLKLRELARVESVDVDEDVYLAKAQRFQNSDLQHFEAEFDHYPAQVKQSEGHIVLIEAANRRAEVRAVARQIRTLMLAGKRYKDIAILYRQPEKYDELIETIFPQYDIPVFISQKKPMLHHPLIEFSRSILEAVTSGWSYESVFRAVKTDLFFPHRENKLLWRDRADRLENYVLAHGIYGQRWFDDSRWRVKKYRGLELYSDVQTDEERAMEKELHVVRDEIREPLATFEKRLKGSISGRDVAEALFILMEKLHVYDKIIDLRAEEERAGRLLRATEHEQAWNGWINVLDQFVLMFGDKDMNPKEAARILDEGFDSLEFARIPPSLDQVTVSNVEVSNLMNIDAVFVIGVSDGVMPQRVDNEGLLSDADREWFTDIGFELAPTSKMKLMDETYMAYRAFTAPREKLFVSYPVADEEGKALIPSLYSARIQQLLPGTETRFAVTDPSELPADADPFDYISHPRAALPYASMKLKEAQSTGSVEREWRAVMAYYEEDPYWSSVFSHIIRPMNTKNETDRLHPELTTGLYGESFVSSVSRIESYYSCPFQHYASFGLGLRERTEFTLEAPAIGDLFHAALKWVSDETMRLGKSWAELTREECWQLARAAVDDISPYFFNRILLSTSRYVYIKRKLMHIIQRTIYSLSTQAKATVFRPVAIEAAFGPGEELPALEIPLRRGDSMKLRGRIDRVDASEIGGKNYVRVVDYKSSARSLDLTEVYYGLSLQMMTYLDVALENADEWLGFHADPAGVLYMHIHNPMIRSGSELTPALLEAEIAKSYKMRGYLLDNQDVVIGMDADIGRSSAIVPASIKTDGTFAKTSKVLTSDDLQMMRSYVRTRHQKAGNAMLAGDTRVYPYKLRDKMPCQFCSYRSVCQFDPTDPTQQHRAYAEMDTESSLEEMRKEVTGDAHTRET, from the coding sequence ATGTCATTACGTTTTATAACCGGGCGATCAGGCTCAGGAAAAACGACGTTCATTCAGCAGGAAATCGCCAAAGAACTTGACGACAATCCAGTGGGGGCACCAATTGTGGTCATCGTACCGGATCAGATGTCGTTTGCGATGGAGCATAGTTTAGCCGTCAATTATGGCTTGCAAGGAATTATTCGTGCGCAAGTGTTGACGTTTAAACGATTGGCTTGGCGCGTACTACAGGAAACAGGTGGTATTACGCGTAAGGAAGTGGATGGCTTTGGTTATCGGATGCTTGTACGCAGTGTGTTGGAAGACAATCGGGACGAGTTTAAGCTGTTCCGTCAGGCGGCGAGTAAACGAGGATTTACGGAAATGATTGGCGATTTATTGAAGGAGTTTAGCCGTTATTGTCTGGATCACGAAACGATGAGTAATCTCTACGACGAGCTTGAGGCCGCCAGTGCACCGCGGACATTGCTCGACAAAGCGAGTGATTTGTCGCTGTTGCTGACGAAAATTGAAGAAAAGCTGGGGACGACTTTTGTCGATAGTGAAGGGCATCTGGCCCTTTTAGCCGCACAAATTAACCATTCGGAGCTGTTACAAGGGGCGGACATCTACCTGGATGGTTTCGAAAACTTTACGACAAGGGAATACGAAATTGTCACAGAGCTGATGAAGCATGCCAAGCGCGTAACGGTTGTGTTGCCGATGGAAGGCGCGCATGCTGGTTTTGCAGATCACGAACTATTTTTCAATCCGGTCAAGACATCACTGAAATTGCGGGAACTAGCACGCGTTGAATCGGTTGATGTGGATGAAGATGTTTATCTAGCAAAAGCGCAACGTTTTCAGAATAGTGACCTTCAGCACTTCGAAGCGGAATTTGATCATTATCCAGCGCAAGTCAAACAGTCGGAAGGCCATATAGTCCTCATTGAAGCGGCGAATCGACGTGCAGAAGTACGCGCAGTGGCGCGCCAGATTCGCACATTGATGTTGGCAGGGAAACGCTATAAGGATATTGCCATTTTATATCGACAGCCTGAAAAATATGATGAATTGATTGAAACGATTTTTCCGCAGTATGACATTCCGGTATTTATCAGTCAGAAAAAGCCGATGTTGCATCATCCGCTTATTGAGTTTTCACGATCTATATTAGAAGCGGTGACGTCGGGCTGGTCGTATGAGTCGGTATTTCGTGCGGTGAAGACGGATCTCTTTTTCCCACACCGAGAAAATAAGTTGCTGTGGCGCGATCGGGCGGATCGTCTTGAAAATTACGTCTTGGCGCATGGTATTTACGGTCAGCGTTGGTTTGATGATAGCCGTTGGCGCGTGAAAAAGTATCGTGGATTGGAATTGTATAGCGATGTCCAAACCGATGAAGAGCGTGCGATGGAGAAGGAATTGCATGTTGTTCGTGATGAAATACGGGAACCGCTTGCTACGTTTGAAAAACGACTAAAAGGTTCGATAAGTGGTCGAGATGTAGCGGAAGCCCTTTTTATATTAATGGAAAAGCTGCATGTCTATGATAAAATCATCGATTTGCGTGCTGAGGAAGAGCGGGCAGGGCGTCTGTTGCGTGCAACGGAGCATGAACAGGCGTGGAATGGCTGGATCAATGTGCTAGATCAGTTTGTGCTGATGTTTGGCGACAAGGATATGAATCCAAAGGAAGCTGCGCGTATTTTAGATGAAGGCTTCGATTCGCTTGAATTTGCGCGTATTCCGCCGTCGCTCGATCAAGTGACGGTGTCGAATGTCGAAGTGTCCAATTTAATGAATATCGATGCGGTGTTCGTTATCGGCGTCAGTGATGGCGTCATGCCGCAACGTGTCGATAATGAAGGATTATTGTCCGACGCAGATCGCGAGTGGTTTACGGACATTGGTTTTGAGCTGGCACCAACTTCGAAAATGAAGCTGATGGACGAAACGTATATGGCTTACCGGGCGTTTACTGCGCCGCGCGAAAAACTCTTTGTATCCTATCCGGTTGCAGATGAAGAAGGAAAAGCTCTTATACCATCATTATACAGCGCAAGAATCCAACAGCTGCTCCCTGGTACTGAAACGAGATTTGCGGTAACAGATCCGTCTGAATTGCCGGCAGATGCCGATCCATTTGATTATATTAGTCATCCACGCGCGGCATTACCTTATGCTTCGATGAAATTAAAAGAAGCACAAAGCACGGGAAGTGTCGAGCGCGAATGGCGTGCAGTCATGGCTTATTATGAGGAAGATCCGTATTGGTCTTCTGTGTTTAGTCATATTATTCGTCCGATGAATACTAAAAACGAAACGGATCGCCTACATCCTGAGTTGACGACCGGCTTATACGGGGAATCATTTGTGTCCAGTGTGTCACGTATTGAGTCCTATTATAGTTGTCCATTCCAACATTACGCGTCGTTTGGACTCGGCTTGCGAGAACGGACGGAGTTTACATTGGAGGCGCCGGCTATTGGGGATTTATTCCACGCGGCGTTGAAATGGGTATCAGATGAAACGATGCGTTTGGGGAAATCGTGGGCGGAGCTGACGCGCGAAGAGTGCTGGCAGCTGGCGAGGGCGGCAGTTGACGATATTTCACCGTATTTTTTCAATCGAATATTATTGTCAACGAGTCGTTATGTTTATATAAAACGCAAGCTGATGCATATTATTCAGCGCACAATTTATTCGCTAAGCACGCAGGCCAAAGCAACGGTGTTTAGGCCGGTTGCCATCGAAGCAGCTTTTGGACCAGGCGAAGAGTTGCCGGCGCTTGAAATTCCGTTACGCCGCGGTGATTCAATGAAATTACGGGGGCGCATTGACCGAGTGGATGCCTCAGAAATTGGCGGCAAAAACTATGTGCGTGTTGTCGATTATAAATCATCGGCACGCAGCCTTGATTTGACGGAAGTATATTATGGCTTGTCACTGCAAATGATGACGTACCTTGATGTTGCGCTTGAAAACGCCGACGAATGGCTCGGTTTTCACGCGGATCCTGCCGGGGTCTTATACATGCATATCCACAACCCAATGATTCGTTCCGGTTCGGAATTAACACCGGCGTTACTTGAAGCTGAAATTGCAAAATCGTATAAGATGAGAGGCTATTTGTTGGATAATCAGGACGTTGTCATTGGCATGGATGCGGATATTGGCAGGTCTTCTGCCATTGTACCTGCTTCCATTAAAACGGATGGCACCTTTGCGAAAACGTCGAAGGTATTAACTTCCGATGATTTACAAATGATGCGCTCCTATGTGCGAACGCGCCACCAGAAGGCAGGAAACGCTATGCTTGCGGGGGACACGCGTGTTTACCCGTACAAATTGCGGGATAAGATGCCTTGTCAATTTTGCTCTTATCGTTCTGTTTGTCAATTCGATCCGACAGATCCGACACAACAACACCGAGCGTATGCCGAAATGGATACCGAATCGTCTCTTGAAGAAATGCGTAAGGAGGTTACAGGAGATGCACATACCCGTGAAACCTGA